CATTCATTGTGGACAACTGTTTGGTGGTTTTGCCTACTTCCATGAATATGGTGGTCACGGTTCCTTTATCACGGTCAAAATCAGCGATTGTGAGAGGTATTCGCTCACCTGATTCGTCTATCCTGAGAATAACGAATTGTCCTGGCATTGCTTTTCTGGCAATCTTCGGGGCATCGATTATCATCTGGTGAATTGTCGGTACGATCTGGAATTTTTCAAGTATCTTATATGGCATTTTGACTGACCTTCTGAATGTGATATTGATCAAATGAAGGATTAATTGAGTCCCTTAATGCAACCTATAAAGTAAAAGTTTAACGGTTAGAATTTTTTAGAATGAATTTGAGAAAAAAATAAATATTGCATGAGTCAAATATCAGCGAAGAGGAATTCGTTATGGAATACGAAATTACAGGAGACAATCTTCAGCTTGTGACACTTCACCTGCGTGATGGCGAAACCATCTATGCAGAGGCCGGTGCCATGAACCATATGAGCAGTAATGTGGACATGCAGGCAAAGGCAAAGGGTGGTATCTTTAAAGGCATTAAACGGATGGTCAGTGGAGAATCATTCTTCGTCAGTGAATTCACTGCACATGGTGAAGGATTCGCTGCCTTTGGGGGCAATGTACCTGGTAAAATAAACGCTATATCCATTGGTCCGGGCAAGGAATTCCTTGCACAGAGGGATGCATTCCTGTGCGCCGAATCCGGTATTGACATGGACGTGGCCTTTACCAAGAAACTGGGCGCAGGGTTCTTTGGCGGTGAAGGGTTCATTCTCCAGAAATACAGGGGACAGGGTACTGTGTTCATTCATGCATGTGGCGACTTTGTGGTCAAGGACCTCAAGCCAGGCGAGATTCTGAAAGTGGATACGGGGTCAGTGGTAGGATTTGATTCTTCTGTCCAGTACGACATTACCAGAGCCGGCGGCATCAAGACGTCACTGTTCGGTGGTGAAGGACTGTTCCTGACCACACTTACCGGCCCGGGTAAGGTCATCATCCAGTCG
The ANME-2 cluster archaeon genome window above contains:
- a CDS encoding TIGR00266 family protein, translating into MEYEITGDNLQLVTLHLRDGETIYAEAGAMNHMSSNVDMQAKAKGGIFKGIKRMVSGESFFVSEFTAHGEGFAAFGGNVPGKINAISIGPGKEFLAQRDAFLCAESGIDMDVAFTKKLGAGFFGGEGFILQKYRGQGTVFIHACGDFVVKDLKPGEILKVDTGSVVGFDSSVQYDITRAGGIKTSLFGGEGLFLTTLTGPGKVIIQSLSIANLAAALAPHLPIGNTGSSGSGGLSFGKLLGD